From Streptomyces yatensis, one genomic window encodes:
- a CDS encoding FadR/GntR family transcriptional regulator, whose translation MAVTDEAIEKIKGMIVSGALRPGDRLPKESELAADLGLSRNSLREAVRALSLIRILDVRQGDGTYVTSLDPQLLLEALSFVVDFHRDDTVLEFLAVRRILEPAATALASTRISEAELDRLQAQLDALGQEPSVEELVACDLEFHRGIVQCSGNSVLCSLLDGLSGPTTRARVWRGLTQEDAVSRTLHEHRAILSALRDRDAEAARSWATVHIASVEQWLRSTL comes from the coding sequence ATGGCGGTCACCGACGAGGCGATCGAGAAAATCAAGGGCATGATCGTCTCGGGCGCGCTGCGTCCCGGTGACCGGCTCCCCAAGGAGAGTGAGCTGGCCGCCGATCTGGGGCTGTCCCGCAACTCGCTGCGCGAGGCCGTGCGGGCCCTGTCGCTGATCCGGATCCTCGACGTACGCCAGGGCGACGGCACCTATGTGACCAGCCTCGACCCCCAGTTGCTGCTGGAGGCGCTGAGCTTCGTCGTGGACTTCCACCGCGATGACACCGTACTGGAGTTCCTGGCCGTACGGCGGATCCTGGAGCCCGCGGCCACGGCGCTGGCCTCCACCCGGATCAGCGAGGCCGAGCTGGACCGGCTCCAGGCGCAGCTGGACGCGCTCGGGCAGGAGCCCTCCGTGGAGGAACTGGTCGCCTGCGACCTGGAGTTCCACCGCGGCATCGTCCAGTGCTCGGGCAACTCGGTGCTGTGTTCACTGCTCGACGGGCTCTCCGGGCCCACCACCCGGGCCCGGGTGTGGCGCGGTCTGACCCAGGAGGACGCGGTCAGCCGCACCCTCCATGAGCACCGGGCGATCCTCTCCGCGCTGCGGGACCGTGACGCGGAGGCGGCGCGGTCCTGGGCGACGGTGCACATCGCGAGCGTGGAGCA
- a CDS encoding glycerol-3-phosphate dehydrogenase/oxidase, with product MTTLQSVPSLGTHPAAGSNPSRAETREQLSKATYDLLVIGGGILGITTAWHAAQSGLRVAMVDAGDFAGATSSASSKLLHGGLRYLQTGAVKLVAENHFERRAVSRTVAPHLANPLTFYLPVYKGGPHGAAKLGAGVFAYSALSAFRDGVGHVIGAERAARDVPELRTENLKAVAVYGDGQMNDSRMALMTVRAAVEAGATVLNHAEVVGLRKSDGRVTGAELKDRTDGTEFGVNARLVLNATGPWVDHLRRMEDPNAAPSIRLSKGAHLVLKRTSPWRAALATPIDKYRITFALPWEDMLLLGTTDEAFEGDPADVAVNEADITQILDEAAFSIRDQQLSRDLITYSFAGLRVLPGGPGDTAKAKRETVVTEGRGGMLSIAGGKWTTFRHIGRTVMHKLAQLPGRPLADDMEPVKLLPKHMPLPGLANPHAVEHRLLVDGGTPGPRMAADTARHLATHYGSLSFDIARLASGDAALAERIHPDAPEIWAQVAYARDYEWARTADDVLRRRTTLTIRGLDSEAIRSRVEDLLAKRP from the coding sequence GCATTCTGGGCATCACCACTGCCTGGCACGCCGCGCAGTCCGGGCTGCGGGTGGCGATGGTGGACGCCGGTGACTTCGCCGGCGCCACCTCCTCCGCCTCCTCCAAGCTGCTCCACGGCGGCCTGCGCTATCTCCAGACCGGCGCGGTCAAGCTGGTCGCCGAGAACCACTTCGAGCGGCGCGCGGTCTCCCGTACCGTCGCCCCGCACCTGGCCAACCCGCTCACCTTCTACCTGCCGGTCTACAAGGGCGGCCCGCACGGCGCGGCCAAGCTGGGCGCGGGTGTCTTCGCCTACTCGGCGCTCTCCGCGTTCCGCGACGGCGTCGGCCATGTGATCGGCGCCGAGCGGGCCGCGCGCGACGTCCCGGAGCTGCGCACCGAGAACCTCAAGGCGGTCGCGGTCTACGGCGACGGCCAGATGAACGACAGCCGCATGGCCCTGATGACGGTCCGGGCGGCGGTGGAGGCGGGCGCCACCGTCCTCAACCACGCCGAGGTCGTGGGTCTGCGCAAGAGCGACGGCCGGGTCACCGGCGCCGAGCTCAAGGACCGCACCGACGGCACCGAGTTCGGGGTGAACGCCCGTCTGGTGCTGAATGCCACCGGCCCCTGGGTGGATCATCTGCGCCGGATGGAGGACCCGAACGCGGCGCCGTCGATCCGGCTGTCCAAGGGCGCGCATCTGGTCCTCAAGCGCACCTCCCCCTGGCGGGCGGCGCTGGCGACCCCGATCGACAAGTACCGCATCACCTTCGCCCTCCCCTGGGAGGACATGCTGCTGCTGGGCACCACGGACGAGGCGTTCGAGGGCGACCCGGCCGATGTCGCGGTCAACGAGGCGGACATCACCCAGATCCTAGACGAGGCCGCCTTCTCCATCCGCGACCAGCAGCTCTCCCGCGACCTGATCACCTACTCCTTCGCCGGGCTCCGGGTGCTGCCCGGCGGCCCCGGCGACACCGCCAAGGCCAAGCGCGAGACCGTGGTCACCGAGGGCAGGGGCGGGATGCTCTCCATAGCCGGCGGCAAGTGGACCACCTTCCGCCACATCGGCCGCACCGTGATGCACAAGCTGGCGCAGCTCCCGGGCCGCCCGCTCGCCGACGACATGGAGCCGGTCAAGCTGCTGCCCAAGCACATGCCGCTGCCGGGCCTGGCCAATCCGCACGCCGTCGAGCACCGGCTGCTGGTGGACGGCGGCACCCCCGGCCCGCGCATGGCCGCCGACACCGCCCGCCACCTGGCGACCCACTACGGCTCGCTCTCCTTCGACATCGCCCGGCTGGCCAGCGGCGACGCGGCGCTCGCCGAGCGGATCCACCCGGACGCCCCGGAGATCTGGGCCCAGGTCGCCTACGCCCGGGACTACGAGTGGGCGCGCACGGCGGACGACGTACTGCGCCGCCGCACCACCCTGACCATCCGCGGCCTGGACTCCGAGGCCATCCGGAGCCGGGTCGAGGACCTGCTGGCCAAGCGACCCTGA